The genome window CGAACACGACCGCACCGGCAACGAGCACACCGAGCAGGACCCAGGCCCCTCGCCGAAGGGTCACCGCCGGGCCTCGGCAAGGAGCTTTTCGAGGGTTCCCTTGGTCGAAGGTCCGTATTGGAACCCGACGACCCGTCCGTCCGGACTGATCGCGAATGTCTCGGGCTGGCCGCGCGTGCCGAACGCCAATGTCGTTTCTGATCCAGGATCGAGTCCGATCGTCCAGCCGAGGTTCTCCGCGTCCACGTACTCGCGTATTGCATCCTCCGTGTCGTCACGGACGATTCCGAGCATGACGAAGTCGGCGTCGTCGGCGTGGGCAACGTAGAACGCCTTCAGCGCGGGCAGCTCCTGATGGCACGGGATGCACCAGCTGTTCCAGAAGTTCACGATCACGGCGCGCCCTGTCAGGTCCGCCTCCGTCATCACGTCACCCTCCAGCGTGCGAACCGAGAACGCCGGCACGGCATCGCCCACGAGCGCGCTCTTCTTCGATTCAGCCTGTGGGTCCGCACCGATCTGCGTGGCGAGGACCACGGCAAACGCCAGCACGATCGCGGCGATGCTCAGAGCAACCCAGCGTGTGGGGTGCCTCACACCGGCACTTCCTCGAGCGAACGCGCCTCATGGGGACTCTCGGCGGGAGGCGGAGTTGGCATGTCGCCGCGCGGCCGACGGAGAAGCGACGGAACAAGGGCCACGAGCGTGCCGAACGCCACGACGCCGCCGCCGAACCACAGCCACACGATCATCGGATTCACCGCGACGCCGATCGTCACCCGTCCCCGCTCGCTCGGTGACGACACCAACGTGAGGTACACGTCGCGAATCAGACCCTCCTTTACGTCCGGTGTACCGATCCCCGACGTGCGACCAGGGAAGCTCGAGATCGCCGGCGTGTACGCGCCGAAGTCGTCATCACCGCGCTCGATGCGAACCCGTGCTTCTACGGTCGTCTTCTGGTCCGACGCAGTCTGGCGCGACCCGAGGTAGGTGACGGTGTAACCGGCCACCGTCGCCGACTCCCCGCGCGTGAGTCGGACCTCTCGGCGCGTGGAGTAGCTGCTCGAAGCGACAAGGGCAACCGCGATGAGAACGATCCCCGTGTGCACGATCAGCCCGCCGTACAACCGCGGGTTGGAGCGGATCGCACGGATGGTCGCCGTCGGCCACGCTTCGCCATTGGCTTGACGGCGAGCGCGAGCACCAACCGTGAATTGGCGGACGATTCCCGCCAGTGCGAATGCAGCGAGCCCGAACGTCACGGTGTCGGTGATGCCGTTCGTGCCGATCGCGATGGCGAGCACCATCGTCACCGCGCCGATCCATGCAGGAACCAACAAGCGCCGCTGGAGGACGTCGCCACCCGCCGCCCGCCATGGCAGCGCGGGCGCCACAGCCATCAAGAACAGGAGCGCCAAGCCGAGCGGCGTGGTCATGCGGTTGAAGTACGGCTCGCCCACAGACAGGCGCCGTCCCTGGAGCGCCTCGGCGAGCAGCGGGTACACGGTGCCGAGCAGCACGACGAACGCCAATCCCGCAAACAGCAGGTTGTTGCCGAGGAACGCCGACTCGCGTGACACGGGCGAGTCGATCCGACCAGGCGCCCGAAGTCGGTCGCCTCGCCAAGCGATCAGACCAATGCCAGCCGCGGCGACCAGCGCGAGAAAGCCGAGGAGCCACGGCCCGATCGGCGACTCCGTGAACGAGTGCACCGAGTTGAGGACGCCTGATCGTGTCAAGAACGTGCCCAGGATGGTGAGGCAGAACGTCGCGATTACCAGCGACAGGTTCCAGACCCGCAGCATCCCGCGACGCTCCTGCACGATCACCGAATGGATGAACGCGGTGCCCGTGAGCCACGGGAGCAGCGATGCGTTCTCGACCGGGTCCCACGCCCAGTAGCCACCCCAGCCGAGCACCTCGTAGCTCCACCAACCGCCGAGGATGATGCCGACGGTGAGGAAGCCCCACGCGATGAGGGTGGCGCGCCGGATGTCGGCCAGCCATCCCTCGCCGAAGCGCCCGGTCGCCAGCGCGGCGATCGCGAACGCGAACGGCAGCGTGAACCCGACGTAGCCGAGGTACAGCATCGGCGGGTGAATTGCCATCAACGGGTGGTTCTGAAGGAGTGGATTCGGTCCGAGTCCGTCAGCCGGCGTGTTCGGGAGCCGTTGGAACGGGTTGGCCGGTCCGAGCATCAACGCGAAGAAGAACAAGGCGACGCACAGTCCGACGAGCAACGCCCACGCGACAAGCGGGTCGGTCGAGCGATCACGGAAGCGGTGCGCGGCGAACGCGAGGTATCCACCGAGCACGAGAGCCCACAGGAGGATGGATCCTTCGAGGTTCGCCCACATTCCTGCGATCGTGTAGAGCAACGGCGTCGAGCGCGCGTTGTTCTCGAACACGTAGCGGAGCGAGAAGTCGTGCGTGAGCAACGCCCATTCCATCGCGACAACCGCAATCACGGCGGCCGCCAGCACTGCAAACGCGAAACGGCGACCGAGTCGAAGCAGATTGGGGTCACGCTGCGCGAGGCCGCGTGCGAGTGTGGCGACGCCGAGCCCGGACCCTGCCGCGCCGAGCGCGATTGCGAAGACTCCGAGATACGCCTTCATTTGGTGTCGTCCGCTCCGCCCGTCTTCACCTTCGGCGGCGTGTACTCGTTCCCATGGCGGATCAGGATGCGATCGGAGTCGAAGGCCTCACCGCGGCTCCAGTTGCCTTCACAGACGACCGGCACGCCGTTCTTGAACAAGTCGGGAGGATCACCGCGGTGCACCACGACGGCGGTGCCCTTTCCGTCCGTGATCTCGAACCGAACGCCATTCGCGGTCTCCGAGACCGAACCTGGCACGACTTCGCCGGCAAGCCGGAAGCGGTCCGTCCCTTGTTCAGATCGATCGCGCACGGCCTCGGAAACCGTGCGGAAGTAGACGACGTTCTCCGAGAGGACCACGCCGAGCACAACAATCGCGACCAAGGCTGCGGCGCAACACGCGATCGCGACAAGGGCACGACGCCGGCGGGTCTCCGCCGTAGTACTGCGGACTTCGGTCATGTGTCGGCGTCGAGCTTCTCGGCGCGCCGGATCCTGCGGCCGAGGCGCAGCCAGTAGATGAGCAAGGTCGCCGCGGTAATCACCCAGCCCGTGATCACGTACTCCGCGAACCTCATCGACCGGCCCCTACCTCAGCCGGATCGGTGGGTCGCGCGCCACGCACGCGTTCCTCGATCGCCTGTTGCAGCTCACGGTCATCCAAGCCTTCTTGCAGGCATTCGAGCCGGTAGCGCCGGTCGAGCAGGTACACGTACAGCAAGGTGAATGCCAGGACGCCGAACCAGAGAGTGAACGCCATCACGCCGTGGATGTGGGCCTTGAGCTCCGGGTCGAAGACCGTCGCCTCCTGATGGAGCGTTCGCCACCACGTGACCGAGAAGTGCACGATCGGCACGTCGACGAACGCGATCAGCGCAGCAATGGCGCAACGCCGCGCTCGAGCTTCGGGGTTGCCAGGAACGCGACGCAACGCGAGATACCCGAGATACAAGAAGAAGAGGACCGCGGTAGTCACGAGCCGCGCGTCCCACGCCCACCACACGCCCCACACGGGCCGTCCCCACAACGACCCCATCAAGAGGGTGATCCCGGTGAACAGCACACCGAGCTCAGCCGACGCTCCCGCGATGCGGTCCCACACAATCGAGCGGGTGCGTGGCCACAACCACAATCCCGACGCGAGCGCGGTGACGCCGAACGCGAGGTAGGCGATCCACGCCGCCGGAACATGGAGGTACATCAGCCGCTGCGCATCGCTCTGCACCTCATCGGCTGGCGCACCCCAGAGGCCGAAGAGCGCGAGCACGACCAACGAGGCGAGCGTGACCCAACCCAGGGCCCGTGCGACCACCGGCTTCAGCAGGGTCATGCTTCCTCCAGGAGCGACCCGAAGGCCAACGTCCCGATTGACGTGTACAGCACCGCGAAGACCGCGAGGAGTCCGATCCAAGGCCACGCTTCGGACGGGACGCCGTCGATCGCCGCTTCCCACGCTCGCGTCGCCGCGAGCAACACCGGTGACACCACCGGGAACAGCAGCACCGGCACCAACGTCTCGCGCGCGCCCGATGACGCCGCGAGCACGCCGTAGAGGGTACCGGTGGATGCCACGCCCACGGTCGCGAGCAAGGCGGTGAGCACGATCGGGGCGACCGACCCGAGCGCGACATCGAAGAGCACGATCACCCCCACGCTGAGCACTGCTTCCAGCGCCAAGAGCTCCACGGCGACCGCGGCGGCCTTGCCCAGGAAGATCGCGGCCGGATCGAGACCCGAGAGACGCAAGCCATCGCGGGCGCCATTCTCAGCTTCGAGTGCAAACGAGCGCGACACAGCCAGGAGGGCGGCAAGCAGCACGGTCACCCAGAAGAGGCCCGGCGCGACGTCGCGGAGCACGCCGCGGTCAGGATCGAGCGCGAACGCGAAGAGCAACAGCACCACCAACCCGAACGGCAAGATCTGCTCGGCGGTGACGCGCGAACGACGTTCGATCCGCAGGTCCTTGCCTGCGATCAGCGACGCCTCTTGCACCAGGTTCACCTCTCTGGTCGCACTCGCTCGCCGGCCGGGGTACCCGGCCGTCGCCCTTCGGGCCGCTCGTCGCTCCTGCGAGCTCCCTTGCTTCGTTCGGTCGCCGCCGCGAACGTCCCGTTGGCCTGTCCGGCGGTCAGCACCACTTCGCGACTGGCGAGTGCGCGGGTTCGATCGAGCTCGTGTGACGCCACCAACACCGTCCGATTCTCTGCCGCTGCTGCCGTCAACAGGGCATCGAGGACCGCGCGGCCCTCGGCGTCGAGCCCGGCATGGGGCTCGTCGAGCAGGAGGAGTCGCGGTTCTCGCGAGAGTGCGACGGCCAGCGCGAGGCGCCGCCGCTGCCCGGCCGAGAGCCTGGAATGCGTTACTCCGGCGGAGCGCTCGAGGCCGACGCGCTCGA of Acidimicrobiia bacterium contains these proteins:
- a CDS encoding TlpA disulfide reductase family protein, whose protein sequence is MRHPTRWVALSIAAIVLAFAVVLATQIGADPQAESKKSALVGDAVPAFSVRTLEGDVMTEADLTGRAVIVNFWNSWCIPCHQELPALKAFYVAHADDADFVMLGIVRDDTEDAIREYVDAENLGWTIGLDPGSETTLAFGTRGQPETFAISPDGRVVGFQYGPSTKGTLEKLLAEARR
- a CDS encoding heme lyase CcmF/NrfE family subunit encodes the protein MKAYLGVFAIALGAAGSGLGVATLARGLAQRDPNLLRLGRRFAFAVLAAAVIAVVAMEWALLTHDFSLRYVFENNARSTPLLYTIAGMWANLEGSILLWALVLGGYLAFAAHRFRDRSTDPLVAWALLVGLCVALFFFALMLGPANPFQRLPNTPADGLGPNPLLQNHPLMAIHPPMLYLGYVGFTLPFAFAIAALATGRFGEGWLADIRRATLIAWGFLTVGIILGGWWSYEVLGWGGYWAWDPVENASLLPWLTGTAFIHSVIVQERRGMLRVWNLSLVIATFCLTILGTFLTRSGVLNSVHSFTESPIGPWLLGFLALVAAAGIGLIAWRGDRLRAPGRIDSPVSRESAFLGNNLLFAGLAFVVLLGTVYPLLAEALQGRRLSVGEPYFNRMTTPLGLALLFLMAVAPALPWRAAGGDVLQRRLLVPAWIGAVTMVLAIAIGTNGITDTVTFGLAAFALAGIVRQFTVGARARRQANGEAWPTATIRAIRSNPRLYGGLIVHTGIVLIAVALVASSSYSTRREVRLTRGESATVAGYTVTYLGSRQTASDQKTTVEARVRIERGDDDFGAYTPAISSFPGRTSGIGTPDVKEGLIRDVYLTLVSSPSERGRVTIGVAVNPMIVWLWFGGGVVAFGTLVALVPSLLRRPRGDMPTPPPAESPHEARSLEEVPV
- a CDS encoding cytochrome c maturation protein CcmE produces the protein MTEVRSTTAETRRRRALVAIACCAAALVAIVVLGVVLSENVVYFRTVSEAVRDRSEQGTDRFRLAGEVVPGSVSETANGVRFEITDGKGTAVVVHRGDPPDLFKNGVPVVCEGNWSRGEAFDSDRILIRHGNEYTPPKVKTGGADDTK
- the ccsA gene encoding cytochrome c biogenesis protein CcsA translates to MTLLKPVVARALGWVTLASLVVLALFGLWGAPADEVQSDAQRLMYLHVPAAWIAYLAFGVTALASGLWLWPRTRSIVWDRIAGASAELGVLFTGITLLMGSLWGRPVWGVWWAWDARLVTTAVLFFLYLGYLALRRVPGNPEARARRCAIAALIAFVDVPIVHFSVTWWRTLHQEATVFDPELKAHIHGVMAFTLWFGVLAFTLLYVYLLDRRYRLECLQEGLDDRELQQAIEERVRGARPTDPAEVGAGR
- a CDS encoding heme exporter protein CcmB; this encodes MQEASLIAGKDLRIERRSRVTAEQILPFGLVVLLLFAFALDPDRGVLRDVAPGLFWVTVLLAALLAVSRSFALEAENGARDGLRLSGLDPAAIFLGKAAAVAVELLALEAVLSVGVIVLFDVALGSVAPIVLTALLATVGVASTGTLYGVLAASSGARETLVPVLLFPVVSPVLLAATRAWEAAIDGVPSEAWPWIGLLAVFAVLYTSIGTLAFGSLLEEA
- the ccmA gene encoding heme ABC exporter ATP-binding protein CcmA → MQPVVRLRSAVCLLGRFPALAGVDLDVAPGDVVLFSGGNGAGKTTLLRLIAGLVRLHEGQAEVLGHDLSRDRGSHRRELAFVGHETFCYDDLTVRENLLFAARASGSATSAADAALERVGLERSAGVTHSRLSAGQRRRLALAVALSREPRLLLLDEPHAGLDAEGRAVLDALLTAAAAENRTVLVASHELDRTRALASREVVLTAGQANGTFAAATERSKGARRSDERPEGRRPGTPAGERVRPER